In a genomic window of Drosophila takahashii strain IR98-3 E-12201 chromosome 3L, DtakHiC1v2, whole genome shotgun sequence:
- the teq gene encoding uncharacterized protein teq isoform X4, translated as MAKWLMGLWLAILLVDRPGVIAYRSGGLSAAGHGSSSYGGDQQQPIYQRDSPCPPQFTGLVAYPHDCHRYVNCYAGSPTIQTCSPGTLFNPRSLVCDHPSNVDCSSAESQSTRLGRLQQFDSKPKCPAGLNGLHPHPTDCTKFLNCANGQAFVMDCSPGTAFSAASLVCVHKESANCGGGEGTSDHGYPVAPLAPSEDLGCPSGFRGIRPHPHDVHKYLRCGIGVKPQVEQCPQGTIFDGSTLVCVFSDSSRTSSSSFTSAEIQVNYLLCPVGAVGLFVHPFDQTKFLSCKDGKAAVQSCQPNYVFSISRGYCQLKTQLAFSDYVTLIISQVTYEYSLILNACPGNINGIYLYPYDAEKYVQCSAGGRMSILSCGPQMAFSVSRRSCLSRSQVHITDRVKFWEEIQVQTTYTSQSRQQGSSIRSCPSNVQKNYPYPFHAGHYVKCQNGVLEIVCCPTGQLYSLSQRECVAHYLLSTHDFLDYSYISSEFSTEFMIDRSTLTCPPQVQGYYLHPFDCTKYVRCWNQQTFIENCTPGEIFSFSNQKCVPKDQCKGLTDHVEYLIETTTVTTYEANGPEPEKSLDGSGDIRCPPGSSGLHAHPFDCTKFLECANGQTYIKNCGPGTAFSTAIKSCDFANKVDCTGRGSLNQVTQTNQGPSYPTKPVEILPPSHSTNPSYPPAEHLTDLLCPSGVQGQFVHPFDQTKFILCQAGRLAVQSCQPGYVFSISKGSCQLKIQLVYTDYVTYIVSVISIEQTTILSACPGGTDGLHLYPYDAAKYVRCSNGKMSILTCGTEMAFSLAQRACRPSRLVAREDRVRFYEELQVQTTTTTTYTSKDLQEHQSPLRACPPSLQGNYAYPFHAGNFVNCQNGRLQIESCPQSALYSLPQRQCVARRLLSTHDYVDYSLTAPQLTTDLIQDFSILSCPPQANGHFLHPFDCTKYLICWNKQTNVGSCKQGEVFSISQQKCVVRDKITEPYDRVEYFEDTQHELSQEADEEEEQPEQGKELSPGGGYQYETPYNSNTGLLPTSQSNEDYQSPYPTIGGYQPPYPPNGGYYQPPSKSTGGYQPPSQSTKGYQPSSPTTGGYQPPSQSTGASQASSFSQSSSQSTGGYQPPFQSTGSQSSSSSHSSSQSSSQSTGGYQPSSQSTGGYQTSSQTTIGYQHPSQSPGGYQPPFQSTGGSQSSSSSHSSSQSSSQSTGGYYPPSQSTGEYQPPSQSTGGYHPPSQSTGGYQPPFQSTGGSQSSSSSHSSSQSSSQSTGGYYPPSQSTGGYYPPSQTSGVAHYPGGVEPSAPPPSPLMCPEKASGLFPNPFDATGYLTCIDGQTLARQCPPLDLFSVSQGYCLPEEHVAKTDRIPFERKQTDQDNPLACPRGSFGFFVYPFDCSKYLSCGPNGMELLNCPVDQHYSVSHGICKPLDQVLREDRLYTLRELYIIYEWTQRMKIVGAVTACPEGITGTLPHPRLPSKYLRCGPGQAEMFDCPSQQIFSVSRRVCVLDEKLASDDRTDYLVPTSGWIIPSNDNRQSKSFETSGTDQFGNRYTTKTTTTTRVIGDRWTDMNMQRPSGVGLEQNHHHQHHHHQHAYNPSWSGQETSYVQRGPSQNTLFVEGSLQPNHARVTSRTEQTLSPSTTYASTDFQRSTRKAEFHPNTPTPTTTTTMKNNWLASGHNREYHRRHPNLPDPFTGHHPNPSHHHRHPHEHSADFHRRHPELPSPFPQEKETDQQEVPDEDWELMANPNAEEVTPKLAARSSFHNQCEFDCGNGKCLKKEQVCNGQKNCDNGKDETNCPPLDYEVRLTGGESPHMGRIEVKANGQWGYVCDDKFGLKDADVVCRELGFQLGAQEVRGSSFYAPPNQDFNYLMDEVECHGNETKLRDCAFKGWGVHNCGVDEVAGVTCKVPVMKCPNDYWLCQTSKECIPPAFVCDNTEDCADKSDESAAVCHAPAQYRLDGGRSANEGRLEVKYRGVWGSVCDDDFNLKAAQVACNSMGFFGPAKIEKNIYGIGNGPIWLDQVMCFGNETSIDLCNHFNWGENNCNHTEDVALHCTAGPPPRSQKYAQSQLKGGRMLGEETPASSYSQIGLWERSSKALHTPRRCGIFKDDLTDEYAHREERVVRGNVAQRGRHPWQATLRTRGRGGISSHWCGAVVISKRHLLTAAHCLYGTSKAAYFVRVGDHYANIAESSEVDTYIENWYIHGDFRKGTHMNNDIALVVLKTPLRFSDYVQPICLPDKNTELVQDRKCTISGWGSIKSGVSTPAQVLGSAELPILADHVCKQPNVYGSAMSEGMFCAGSMDESVDACEGDSGGPLVCSDDDGETLYGLISWGQHCGFKNRPGVYVRVNHYIDWIYEKINESLKRF; from the exons ATGGCCAAATGGCTCATGGGCCTTTGGCTGGCGATCCTGCTAGTGGAT CGACCCGGGGTTATAGCTTATCGATCAGGCGGCTTATCAGCAGCCGGGCACGGAAGCTCGAGTTACGGCGGCGACCAACAGCAACCTATTTATCAGCGGGACTCACCGTGTCCGCCGCAATTCACGGGTCTGGTTGCGTATCCCCACGACTGTCATCGCTATGTGAACTGCTACGCTGGTAGCCCCACCATTCAGACATGCTCGCCGGGAACCCTGTTCAACCCGAGGTCCCTGGTGTGCGATCATCCCAGCAATGTGGATTGCTCCTCGGCGGAATCGCAATCTACTCGCCTGGGACGTTTGCAGCAGTTCGATAGTAAACCCAAGTGTCCAGCGGGATTAAATGGATTGCATCCGCATCCGACGGATTGCACCAAGTTCCTTAACTGCGCCAATGGCCAGGCCTTCGTCATGGACTGCTCACCGGGAACGGCTTTCAGTGCAGCATCGCTCGTTTGTGTGCACAAGGAGAGCGCCAATTGTGGAGGTGGAGAGGGAACCTCGGACCACG GCTATCCTGTGGCTCCTTTGGCACCTTCGGAGGACTTGGGTTGTCCATCCGGCTTTCGGGGCATTCGACCACATCCCCACGACGTGCACAAGTATTTGCGTTGCGGCATTGGCGTCAAGCCTCAGGTGGAACAGTGTCCGCAGGGAACGATCTTCGATGGCTCCACTTTGGTATGTGTGTTTTCTGACTCCTCTCGGACCTCCT CTTCCTCCTTCACCTCCGCTGAGATTCAGGTCAACTACCTCCTGTGTCCAGTGGGAGCAGTTGGCCTGTTTGTTCACCCCTTCGATCAGACCAAGTTCCTTAGCTGCAAGGATGGTAAGGCGGCTGTGCAAAGCTGCCAGCCCAATTATGTGTTCAGCATTTCGAGGGGTTACTGTCAGCTGAAAACGCAATTAGCCTTCAGCGACTATGTGACATTGATTATCTCCCAAGTGACCTATGAGTATT CATTGATATTAAATGCCTGTCCTGGCAATATCAACGGCATCTACCTGTATCCGTACGATGCTGAAAAGTATGTTCAGTGCTCGGCTGGTGGCAGGATGTCCATCCTAAGCTGTGGCCCCCAGATGGCCTTCAGTGTCTCCCGAAGGTCTTGTCTTTCGCGTAGCCAAGTGCACATCACTGACCGGGTGAAGTTCTGGGAGGAGATCCAAGTGCAGACCACGTACACTTCCCAAAGCAGACAGCAGGGATCTTCAATCAGATCGTGTCCATCCAATGTCCAAAAGAACTACCCCTATCCCTTCCATGCTGGCCACTATGTAAAGTGCCAGAATGGAGTTTTAGAGATTGTCTGTTGTCCCACCGGACAGCTATATAGCCTCTCCCAGCGAGAGTGCGTGGCCCATTACCTTCTCTCTACCCATGACTTCTTGGATTACTCCTATATCAGTTCCGAATTTTCAA CTGAATTTATGATTGATCGATCGACGCTCACTTGTCCTCCACAAGTCCAGGGATACTATCTGCATCCCTTCGATTGCACCAAGTACGTCAGGTGCTGGAATCAGCAGACCTTTATTGAGAACTGCACACCCGGAGAAATCTTCAGTTTCTCCAATCAGAAATGCGTTCCGAAGGACCAATGTAAGGGCCTCACCGATCATGTGGAATATTTGATTGAAACCACAACTGTTACGACTTACGAGGCGAATGGACCGGAACCCGAAAAGAGCTTGGATGGAAGCGGTGACATCAGATGCCCACCTGGATCCTCTGGTCTGCATGCCCATCCATTCGATTGCACCAAGTTCTTGGAATGTGCAAATGGACAAACTTACATTAAGAACTGTGGACCGGGAACTGCTTTCAGCACTGCCATCAAGAGTTGCGATTTTGCCAACAAGGTGGACTGCACCGGAAGAGGCTCTTTGAATCAAGTTACGCAAACTAACCAAGGACCAAGCTACCCAACAAAACCCGTTGAGATACTTCCACCATCACATTCAACCA ACCCCTCGTACCCACCTGCTGAACACCTGACAGACCTTTTGTGTCCATCTGGAGTGCAGGGTCAGTTTGTTCACCCCTTCGACCAAACAAAGTTCATCCTTTGTCAAGCTGGTAGACTGGCGGTTCAAAGCTGTCAGCCTGGTTATGTATTCAGCATATCCAAGGGAAGCTGTCAGCTCAAGATCCAGTTGGTCTACACCGACTATGTGACCTATATAGTCTCTGTGATCAGCATAGAGCAGA CTACGATCCTCTCCGCTTGTCCTGGTGGCACCGATGGTCTTCATCTTTATCCCTACGATGCTGCAAAATATGTGCGTTGTTCTAATGGCAAGATGTCCATTCTAACCTGTGGAACGGAAATGGCCTTTAGTTTGGCCCAGCGAGCTTGCCGCCCAAGTCGACTGGTGGCGAGGGAAGATCGTGTAAGGTTCTATGAGGAGTTGCAGGTCcagacaacgacaacgacgaccTATACCAGTAAGGACCTTCAGGAACATCAGTCTCCGCTTAGAGCTTGTCCACCCAGTTTGCAGGGGAACTACGCATATCCCTTCCACGCTGGCAATTTTGTAAACTGCCAAAATGGCCGCTTACAAATTGAGAGTTGTCCCCAATCAGCTTTATACAGTCTACCTCAACGCCAGTGTGTAGCTCGTCGGCTTCTCTCCACACATGACTATGTGGATTATAGCCTAACCGCACCCCAATTAACGA CTGACCTCATTCAGGACTTCTCAATATTGTCTTGTCCTCCGCAAGCTAACGGCCATTTCTTACATCCTTTCGATTGCACCAAGTATCTGATTTGCTGGAATAAACAAACCAATGTAGGAAGCTGCAAGCAAGGCGAAGTATTCAGCATATCTCAGCAAAAGTGTGTTGTCCGGGATAAGATAACTGAACCTTACGATCGAGTGGAGTATTTCGAGGATACACAGCATGAGTTGAGCCAGGAAGCGGATGAGGAAGAGGAGCAGCCGGAGCAGGGCAAAGAACTCTCTCCTGGAGGAGGTTATCAGTATGAAACACCTTATAATTCGAATACAGGCTTACTGCCAACTTCTCAGAGTAATGAAGATTACCAATCTCCATATCCAACAATTGGAGGTTACCAACCACCATATCCCCCGAATGGAGGCTACTACCAGCCACCCTCTAAATCAACCGGAGGTTACCAACCACCTTCTCAATCAACCAAAGGTTACCAGCCATCTTCTCCAACAACTGGAGGTTACCAGCCACCTTCTCAATCAACCGGAGCTTCTCAGGCATCTTCATTTTCTCAGTCATCTTCTCAATCAACTGGAGGTTACCAGCCACCTTTTCAATCAACCGGTTCTCAGTCATCTTCATCTTCTCATTCATCATCTCAGTCATCTTCTCAATCAACTGGAGGTTACCAGCCATCTTCTCAATCAACCGGAGGTTATCAGACATCTTCTCAAACAACTATCGGTTACCAGCACCCTTCTCAATCACCTGGAGGTTACCAGCCACCTTTTCAATCAACCGGAGGTTCTCAGTCATCTTCATCTTCTCATTCATCATCTCAGTCATCTTCTCAATCAACTGGAGGTTATTACCCACCTTCTCAATCAACCGGAGAGTACCAGCCACCTTCTCAATCAACTGGAGGTTACCACCCACCTTCTCAATCAACCGGAGGTTACCAGCCACCTTTTCAATCAACCGGAGGTTCTCAGTCATCTTCATCTTCTCATTCATCATCTCAGTCATCTTCTCAATCAACTGGAGGTTACTACCCACCTTCTCAATCAACTGGAGGTTATTACCCACCTTCCCAAACGAGTGGTGTAGCTCACTATCCCGGAGGAGTAGAGCCTTCTGCCCCACCACCATCTCCTCTGATGTGCCCAGAAAAGGCTAGTGGCCTCTTTCCGAATCCCTTCGACGCTACCGGCTATCTGACCTGCATCGATGGACAAACCCTAGCCAGGCAATGCCCACCCCTAGATTTGTTCAGTGTTTCTCAAGGATACTGCTTGCCAGAGGAGCATGTGGCCAAAACGGATCGTATTCCGTTTGAGAGAAAGCAAACCGATCAGGATAATC CTTTGGCCTGTCCCAGAGGTTCCTTCGGCTTCTTCGTGTATCCCTTCGATTGTTCTAAGTACCTGAGCTGCGGTCCTAATGGCATGGAACTGTTGAATTGTCCGGTTGATCAGCACTACAGTGTTTCCCATGGCATTTGCAAGCCCCTTGATCAGGTTCTACGAGAGGACCGTTTGTACACGCTCAGAGAGCTGTACATAATTTACGAGTGGACCCAGCGGATGAAAATCGTGGGCGCAGTGACCGCATGTCCCGAGGGAATAACCGGAACCTTGCCGCATCCACGTCTGCCCAGCAAATACCTTCGATGTGGACCAGGCCAGGCCGAAATGTTCGACTGTCCGAGCCAGCAGATTTTCAGCGTCTCCCGAAGAGTGTGTGTGCTGGATGAGAAGCTCGCCAGCGACGATCGCACCGATTATTTAGTTCCAACTTCCGGTTGGATTATTCCGTCTAATG ACAATCGTCAATCGAAATCTTTCGAGACCTCTGGCACGGATCAGTTCGGCAACCGATATACCACGAAGACTACGACCACTACGCGGGTTATTGGAGACCGTTGGACGGATATGAATATGCAGCGACCTTCGGGAGTTGGACTGGAACAAAACCACCATcatcaacatcatcatcatcagcacgCTTACAACCCGAGTTGGTCTGGCCAGGAGACGTCCTACGTACAGCGTGGACCTTCCCAGAACACTCTCTTTGTGGAGGGATCGCTGCAGCCGAACC ATGCCAGGGTGACATCCCGGACCGAGCAGACCCTATCTCCCAGTACCACTTACGCCTCGACAGACTTTCAAAGGAGCACCCGCAAGGCAGAGTTTCACCCGAACACCCCAACCCCAACTACTACAACCacaatgaaaaataattggctTGCGTCCGGTCACAATCGTGAATATCACCGACGTCATCCAAATCTACCCGATCCGTTCACCGGTCACCATCCCAATCCCTCCCACCACCATCGCCACCCCCATGAGCACAGTGCCGACTTCCATCGTCGTCATCCGGAACTACCAAGTCCATTTCCCCAAGAAAAAGAGACTGATCAACAGGAGGTGCCAGATGAGGACTGGGAGCTAATGGCTAATCCCAATGCTGAGGAAGTGACTCCGAAACTGGCAGCCCGTTCGAGTTTCCACAACCAATGCGAATTCGATTGCGGTAATGGCAAATGTCTGAAGAAGGAGCAGGTCTGCAATGGTCAGAAAAACTGCGATAATGGAAAGGATGAGACCAACTGCCCGCCTTTGGATTACGAGGTGCGTTTAACTGGAGGAGAAAGCCCCCATATGGGTCGTATTGAAGTCAAGG CTAATGGTCAATGGGGCTACGTGTGCGATGACAAGTTTGGTCTTAAAGACGCCGATGTCGTGTGCCGGGAACTTGGCTTCCAGTTGGGAGCCCAGGAAGTTCGTGGCAGCTCCTTTTATGCTCCCCCCAACCAGGACTTTAACTATCTGATGGATGAGGTCGAGTGTCATGGCAATGAAACCAAGCTGAGGGATTGCGCCTTCAAGGGTTGGGGTGTCCACAACTGCGGGGTTGACGAAGTAGCCGGTGTGACCTGCAAGGTTCCGGTGATGAAGTGTCCCAATGACTACTGGCTATGTCAGACCTCCAAGGAATGCATCCCGCCCGCATTTGTGTGCGATAATACTGAAGACTGTGCGGATAAGTCGGACGAAAGCGCAGCCGTCTGTCAT GCACCCGCTCAGTACCGTTTGGATGGAGGACGCAGTGCCAACGAAGGACGACTGGAAGTTAAATACCGTGGCGTTTGGGGCAGTGTTTGCGATGATGACTTTAACCTGAAGGCGGCCCAAGTTGCCTGCAACTCCATGGGTTTCTTTGGACCAGCG aaaattgagaaaaacatttatggCATTGGCAACGGACCCATTTGGCTCGATCAGGTGATGTGCTTTGGCAACGAGACCAGCATCGATCTGTGTAACCACTTCAACTGGGGCGAGAACAACTGCAATCACACCGAAGATGTGGCGCTGCATTGCACTGCAGGACCACCACCTCGTAGTCAAAAGTATGCCCAGAGTCAACTTAAAGGAGGTAGGATGCTGGGAGAGGAAACTCCGGCCAGTTCCTATTCTCAAATTGGCCTGTGGGAGCGATCTAGCAAAGCGCTGCATACTCCCCGTCGCTGTGGCATCTTCAAGGACGACCTGACCGATGAGTACGCCCATCGGGAGGAGCGCGTGGTCAGGGGAAATGTGGCGCAGCGGGGTCGTCATCCCTGGCAGGCCACCTTGAGGACCCGTGGACGTGGCGGTATCTCCAGCCATTGGTGTGGAGCGGTCGTGATTTCCAAGCGCCATCTCCTCACCGCCGCCCACTGTCTGTATGGCACATCGAAGGCAGCGTACTTTGTGCGCGTCGGCGATCACTATGCAAATATAGCCGAGTCCTCCGAGGTGGATACGTACATTGAAAACTGGTACATACACGGGGACTTCCGCAAAGGAACTCATATGAACAACGATATTGCACTGGTGGTGCTGAAGACTCCTCTGCGGTTTAGTGATTACGTTCAACCCATTTGCCTGCCGGATAAGAACACTGAACTCGTTCAGGACCGCAAGTGCACCATTTCCGGCTGGGGTTCTATTAAGTCTGGAGTGTCTA CTCCTGCTCAAGTTTTGGGTTCCGCTGAGCTTCCCATTCTAGCTGATCATGTCTGCAAGCAGCCTAATGTATACGGATCGGCCATGTCGGAAG GCATGTTCTGTGCCGGCTCCATGGATGAGAGTGTGGACGCTTGCGAAGGTGACTCAGGCGGTCCGCTTGTGTGCTCCGATGACG ATGGCGAGACTTTGTACGGCCTTATTTCGTGGGGTCAGCACTGCGGCTTCAAGAACAGGCCGGGTGTCTATGTCCGTGTCAATCACTATATCGATTGGATCTAcgaaaaaattaatgagaGCTTGAAGCGTTTTTAA